The DNA window ATACTTGTGGCCAGTTTTTTTATAATTATGGGATTTTTATTAAATTCAAAGAGTCAATTTCATAATAAAAAAATATATGTAGTTATTTTTGAAGGAATTATCTTTTTATTTATAAATAGAAAATATAAATTAGAAAGTAAAAATTGTACAACTAATCTAATTCCTTATTTAAAGATTGAAGATAACTATATTTAATTAAAAAATAAAAAAACTTATATGAGTATAGTAAAAATTGAAGGAAATGCTTTCTTTGATTATGAAGAAATTAAAAGAAATGATATTTTAGAAAGAATTTGAGAAATTTATCGAAATTTACCTAATAATGTAGGATCTATTTTTAAATTAGATGAATTAAAATCTAGAAAAGATATCTTATTTTTTTAGAAGAAAAACGTCATGAATGAGAACAAAAAAGGAAAAGTAATGAAATTAACGATAAACAATATTTTTCAAGAATTAGATTAATCGAAATGGAAATTGAACGATATTCAAATCCAGATATGAATAAGGTCTTTGAATGAATTGAAAAATCAGTATATATTGCATTTTATGCAGACAGTATTGAACAATTAAGAACTTATGAAAATGATATTATACTTAAGTATAATAGGGCAAATTTAAAAGCGATTAAATTAGATGCAATTAATAAAATAAATGTTCTAAATAAAATCTTAGATTTAGATATTATGGACGATATTGAAAATAATATTTATAAGTATAGAGATAATCTTGAAGAGTATTTGCTTACAATAAATTAGAGAATAAATCAAGTTATCTAAAAATTGATAATAATTTAAAAGTATCAATTGGAACAGTTGAAGCGTATGCAAACAATCCAGAATGTGGTTGAATTGGACAAATATTTAATATTGATGGTCCCGTAGTAATAAATTTTAATAAAGTAAATGAAAAAGTATTTCAAGAAACCCTTTCAAAGGCAAGAAGAACTGCAATAGCAACAGCTAATGCAACTAGTAAAAAAGAAATTTTAACACAAAGAAAACGTCAACAAGAAATTGAAAAATTAGAAGAATTTGTTGATGTTATTGGTTATGGACATGATGAATTATATAAATTTAATATTTATGTTGTTAATCGAGCAACTAGTAGTAAGGACTTAAAAAAATCTATAAAGGATGCAAAAAACATTTTAAAAGAACAAAGATTAATATTATTTGCTAATCCTTATAAACAAATTGAAGCTTTTAGTGGAATTTTGCCAAAACCAATCGATCCTTTAATGGAAGTCAATGGAAGAGAAACTCCTTTATATTCTTTAGTGTGAGGAATGCCTTATGTTAGTACAGCATTAAATGAAGATAAAGGATGATTTATAGGTATGAGTACAATGGGAGACGAATTATTCTTAAATCCACATTTAAGAAATGAATAAAGAAAAAACGCTAACATGTTTTTTAATGCTACAAGTGGAGCAGGAAAATCAACAACAATGCAAAGAATGCTAAAAAACGAAATACTTAATGGTAATAAAGTCTATCTTATTGATTCAGAAAATAAATATTCAAAATTTGATGATTATTTTGGAGAATCTAAAATATTTTTAGGTGATGGTTTATATAAAATTAATCCCTTATAAATTATGCCAACTTTATCAGATATTCAAAATGAAGAAGAAATTGAAAGAATTAATTATAATAAAAATTTTTGAAATATAGACAAAGATAATTTAGTAAATAAGAATTTTAATTTAAATGAATCCCTTATTTTAAATCATCAAAGTATTATTGAAATTTTATTTAAAACATTTTTTCACAATATTAGCGAAGAATTTACAAGATATTTAAAAAAAATTCTGATTTTTCTATAATTATTGATTAGATAAAACAGATAATAAAAAAATATTAGAATGAAAAAATGAGCTTTTTCCTATTTTGCAAGATTTCTATAACTGATTAATTAATAATAAAGAAAAGAGTGAATTATATATAAAATTAATTGAATTATTAGAAGATGGATTTGTGAATTCTTTAAGAGAAAATAAAAAAGGAACATATTCAATGTTTTATAATGGATATACAAGTATTGATATTGCAAATAATTACTTAACAATCTTTGATATGAGTTCATTAAAAGATGGAATTGATACAAGGTTATTTGCAATGCAAATGTTTTTAGTTATTAAATTATTAGAAAGACAAATAAAGGTTAATTATGGTTTAAATACAAACACACCACAAAGAGTTATTTTTGATGAAGCTCATTTACTAATGGATAAAGATTTTCCAATAGCTTTAAATTTTATTTATAGAATGGTAAAAATGATTAGAAAAAGAAATGGTGGAATAACAGTAATTACACAAAATCCTGAGGACTTTTTATCAACTCCTGAAATTGCGAAAAAAACTAAGGCAATCATAAATAATAGTCAATATGCTTTTATTATGCAAGCAACTGAAACTAATATTAATAAAATTGAAAAACTTTATTCAGATAGTGATGGTTTTACTGAATATGAAAAGAAAAGTTTAGTTACAGCAACTCAGGGTTTTTGTTTACTAATAACTTCTAAATCAAGAAGATTTACTCTAAATATGGATGTACAACAAGAAGATTTTAGAAATATTGCAGTAGATGAAAGTACTTTAAAAATTTGGGTATTAGGTTACTTGACAACAAGGCTTTATAATATTTTAAATGGTTTAAAACATATTGATACTAAATTAGAAGAATGTGTATCTATTAAAGAAATTAACGATCAAAAAACATTACAAATAAAACTAAAAGAAAAACATAATTTAAAAGCTGAATTATTCAAGCAAAATATTGAAATTAAAGCTGTAAATTTGGAAAATAATATTTTATCTTTTGTATTTAAAGATTTACATAATCAAATAGCGTACAAATTCTATGACAAAATTACTAAAAAGTTGATGTTGATCAACGAACAAATTAATCAAGAAGTTGATTCAAATGAATAATCAAAAGGCTAGTAAAAATGAAATTTGTAGAGTAATTGCTGAAAATACTAATATTAGAATGAAAGAAATTGAAATCGTTTTTGATGAAATATTTAATGAAATTAAAAGTAAATTAAAAGAAGGAAAATCATTAACTATAAAGAATTTTGGAAAATTTAAAATTTATGGTTATAAAAATATGAATATGAATAAAAGCTCTATTATAAAAGTAAAAAAATCTAAAAAGGGGTGAAAGAATGAAAAACATAAACAAATTTTAATTAGAGTTTATAACAAAGATGAAATTGAACTTATAAATAGATTTCAAAATCTTTGTAAGGGCAAAAAAGATAGCTTTAATAAAATAATTAAAGAAGTTTTAATTGAACAATTAGAAAGTTTAATATATGCTAAAGAATTAAGTAAAAATCAAAATATTATTAAAGAAATTATGAATCATACTTTAGATGAAACTGTTATTCCTAGAGTTTCGAAAATTATTAAAACTACAAATGAGCATAATTTAATTAAAATTGAACTTGTAAATAGAAAAATAAATTTTTTAATAAATGAAATGGGACAAGCAAGAATTATTGATGGAAAACCTATAATTAATGACATAAATTTAAAAGTTAAAGATAAAAATTGAATGTTAGAAGAAGAATTAAAAATAAATGAAGAAATTCAAATTAAAAAGAATTAGTAATAGAGAATATAAATAGTTAATAAAAGATATATTAGGAAGCTAGCAATTCTCTTGTTTTTTATTTTTTTAACATATCTTTAGAAGAATAAAGATAAGTAAAAAAAATGCCAGCATATACAAGAAATAATTTAGCAGATAATCTATGAAAAGTAGGTGAAATATGAATTCCAAATAAAGAGGAAAAATGGAAATTGAACATCTGTAAGTGGTTTTGGAGTTTAAGTCTATGATATTCAAGTAATTGAAAATAATGAAAAGAATATTTATTAGGTAATTTTTTACACTTTGGGTAGTTATGAGACCTTAGTGGGAAAATGCAGTTATAGAGATGCATATGATAAAAAAACTTGAAGATAAAATTTTAATGTTAGAAGAAGTAAAAATAAATAAAGAAATTCAAATTAAAAATAACTAAATAAATTTGATATTATAACTTTATGGATAAAAATAATAATATACTTCCACACGGTGGAAAATTTAAAGATATTTGAATTAATCAAAATCTTATAGATAAACTAGATTTTTTTGTAAATAAATCCAAAATGGAGGAAAATGATTATTTCTATGCACTGCAAATTGAAGTAGATCAAAAATTTTTTTCAAGATTTAATCAAAAATTCCCAAATTGAATAATTGTTAAAATATCAGATGATAAATTTAAAAAAATTAACCCAAAAACTAATAGAAGAGTAAATTGATATAGATTATATAAAGCAGATTATTTGTTTGTTAAAGAAAATTATAGATTAAAATCAAATAATAATTTTTTTAGTAAAATTTATGGAGATAGACTTAAAGAATTAAATTTAGTTGATACAATTTATATAAATAATGATATTTTTTCTATTCCCAAAAACTTTACAGACTGATTTTTTATAATTAATTTTTGTAATTCCATAAATCAGCAAATAAAATTGGAAACCGTAAAATTTAAAAATAAAATATTTGAATTAAGGGATTTAAAAATTGATTCTTTGTCTGAAGCTGAGTTCATTGATTTTTATAAAAAAATGAATAATTCAAAATTAAGAATTAAGAATTATTTTAATAGTATTAAAAAAATAAGAGATTTATTAGCCCATTTTTGAAATTATGAATTAAAAGATGACAAAGGTTGTATTATAAGAAAAGTTAAAGTTTTAAAATTTTATTCTATTGATAATGAACTTTTTTTAATAATAAAGGATGATACTACCAAGTTTAATAGATTAGTTGTTATAAATTTTCATGATATAATTAAAGCAATAAAAATAAAATTGATCGATATTCAAAATATTTAATATATAATATAAATAGTTCACAAGAGATATGTTAGGAAACTAGCAAGGCTCTTGTTTTTATTTTTTAACATATTTTCTAAAAGAACAAAGGGGAAGATAGGAAGTGTTATAATAAATGCAAGATATAAAAATACAAATAAACTTTAATAATAATATTATTAATTTCGATGGTTCAACACCATTAATTGAATTTAAAAAATACATTGATAAATTATCTATAGAGGATGCACATATGATTCAAAAAAATGTCAGAAAACAGATTAATTCCTATTTAAAGGTTATTCCTAAACAAGAAAAAATAAATTTAGAACCTCCAATTATTGATGATTCTGAAAAAGAAAAAATTAATTGAAAAAAAGAAACTTTAAAGTGAAAACAAGAATCTCAAAAATGAGAACAAAAATATAATAAACTGGAAAAAGAATTTAATGATTTTAAACTTGAAGTAAAATATCTAATACTTGAACTAAAAACTGAAATTAATCAATTAAGAGAAGATAATAAATTATTAAAAAATAAAGTAGAATTTTACGATAAAAAATATAATAATGAGTATGATAAAGTTAAAAGTGATTTAAACAGAGGAGAAAGATAAATTATGAAATGATTGTTGAGTTTTTTAGCAATAAGTGGATTAATTGTATCAAGTAGTGTTAGTAGTAATATCATGTGGATTTGATCAGGGGGATAATGGAAATAAACAGGGTCCAATAAAGCCAGAACCCCCAACTATTATAAAAGAATTAAGTCAAAATAATGATGGTTTTGATTATGTTTATGATACTAAAAACAATATCTTGAAGCTAGTGAATATTATATAAAGCAAGCAAATATTTTTTATGAATTTATTGACGGTTTTGTTAAAGAAGGAATATCTGAAAATGATATTTGATATTCTTTTGGTGATATGTATTTCCAAAGTATAATTTGATAGGCAAATGAAGGGCAATGAGATTTAGTAAGAATTGATGAAATTGAGGGAAATTATAAATATGATGAAATTGATATTAATTCATTAACCCAAGAAAGTTATTCAAGAATTTGATTTCAAGAAAGAAATACTAGTTTAAAAAAATACACTAGCTATTATTTAGGAAGTGCAAAAGAAATTAAAGATGATAGTAAATGAGGAATATATTCAGGTGGTATGCAAACTGCTTTATACAGATATAAAACTGCAAAACAATCTCAAATTGATAATCCCCCAGAAGCAGCAAATATTCAAGATTTAGAAAAAGATATGAAATTTATAGAGGATTTAACTGAATTTTGAAAAGTTAGATTTGATAAAATTCAAAATTTAAGTGAAAAAATAAATGATATTTTAGTAAATTGAAAAGATTAATATATAATATAAGTAGTTCACAAGAGATATGTTAGGAAACTAGCAAGGCTCTTGTTTTTTTATTTTTCTTACATATCATGAACAGATAGAAATTTTAGGTAATGATTATGGAAGAAAAGATTTTAAAACAAATTAATCTAATTAAAGATACATGAAATAATTTCAAAAATAATATTGAATTTACAGGTGAAATTGATAAGAACTTTTTATATTCTATGAAAAAAACCATTAATAAAATTGATAGTTTAATGGTTGTCTTAATAAAACTAATATTTGAAAAAAATGATGATATTAGTAATGAATTAAATAATAATTTTTCTTTAGAAAAAGATATAAAACTTAAGGAGAAAAATAAAATGAAAACAATAACAGAAGAAGTTAAAGAGTTAAAAACCCCAGTAATTTTTAGAATAAAACCTTTATATAAATTTAGTAAAAATAGAGAAGAAAGAATTAAAAGAGTCGAATATTATTATTCAGGAAGAGCTCAACGTGATGGAAAAACAAAAAATAGAACTTATTTGGATTACATTACAAGAAATAATGCCAATAGAAAAATTGAATTAAGTAGAGAAGAAATTTTAGAATTAAATAAGTTAAGAAAAACAAATATTAAAGAATATAATAAAAAAATTGAATATTATAGTAAAATAAAATCTCAAAATTTAGGTTTATGAAGTAAAGAAGGAATAGTTGCTGAAAATAGATTAAAAGAAATTAAGGAAAATCTATTAAAAGTAGATGGTAAAAAACAATTTGTTTGAGATTCAGTAATATCATTTTCTGAACCATTTTGTGAAAAGTACAATGTCTATAATCCAGAAACTATTTATAATACTTTAAAGGATAGAATTAATATGCTTTTCTGATCAAAAAGAATTGATCCAGATAGCATGGAATGATTTTTTAGTTTTCATAGTAATACAGATAATCCTCATGTACATATTTTATTTTTTGAAAAAGAACCAACAAGAATTGGTGAAAGATATGAAAGTGAATATGTTACTATGGGATCTATTTTAAAATTGAGAAGATAATTGCATAAAATAATTTACATTTACTGAAATATTTTATACAATATAATTGAGGTTATAAATATAGATTAGTTTTAAAAAATATAATTTATAGTCTTTTAGACAGGGTAAAACATGGAAATAAATAATAAAACTATAGCTGTTATTATCGATTTTGACAATTTTAATAAAGATCTTCATTTACAAATACTTTTCAATGAATTAGAACAAATGGGTAATGTTATATATAAAGGAGCTTTTTATACTAATACAGTTGATAAAGATGTAAAAAATAAAGGTATAAAATATGGAATAAATGATTTTATTGTAGAACCATCTTATTCAAAAGGAAAAAATGCTGTAGATATTAGAATTGCACTTGATATAATGGAATTATTGAATAAAGAATATATAGACTGCTTTTGTTTAGCTACAACAGATTTAGATTTTGCACCAATAATAAAAAAATTGAAGCAAAGAAATAAATTTGTTATTGGTTCAGGTTTGTCTTCAACAAAAGAAGAATATAAAAAGCTTTGTCATAGATTTATAAGCGTAGATAAAATTGAGGAGGCTCTTGAAGATACAAAAGAAGTAAAATCAAAAAATAATAACCAAAATCAAAAGAGTAAAATTGCAAATAATAGAAATAATGA is part of the Spiroplasma cantharicola genome and encodes:
- a CDS encoding helicase HerA-like domain-containing protein, which translates into the protein MQDFYNWLINNKEKSELYIKLIELLEDGFVNSLRENKKGTYSMFYNGYTSIDIANNYLTIFDMSSLKDGIDTRLFAMQMFLVIKLLERQIKVNYGLNTNTPQRVIFDEAHLLMDKDFPIALNFIYRMVKMIRKRNGGITVITQNPEDFLSTPEIAKKTKAIINNSQYAFIMQATETNINKIEKLYSDSDGFTEYEKKSLVTATQGFCLLITSKSRRFTLNMDVQQEDFRNIAVDESTLKIWVLGYLTTRLYNILNGLKHIDTKLEECVSIKEINDQKTLQIKLKEKHNLKAELFKQNIEIKAVNLENNILSFVFKDLHNQIAYKFYDKITKKLMLINEQINQEVDSNE
- a CDS encoding HU family DNA-binding protein, with the protein product MNNQKASKNEICRVIAENTNIRMKEIEIVFDEIFNEIKSKLKEGKSLTIKNFGKFKIYGYKNMNMNKSSIIKVKKSKKGWKNEKHKQILIRVYNKDEIELINRFQNLCKGKKDSFNKIIKEVLIEQLESLIYAKELSKNQNIIKEIMNHTLDETVIPRVSKIIKTTNEHNLIKIELVNRKINFLINEMGQARIIDGKPIINDINLKVKDKNWMLEEELKINEEIQIKKN
- the mobL gene encoding relaxase MobL, which translates into the protein MEEKILKQINLIKDTWNNFKNNIEFTGEIDKNFLYSMKKTINKIDSLMVVLIKLIFEKNDDISNELNNNFSLEKDIKLKEKNKMKTITEEVKELKTPVIFRIKPLYKFSKNREERIKRVEYYYSGRAQRDGKTKNRTYLDYITRNNANRKIELSREEILELNKLRKTNIKEYNKKIEYYSKIKSQNLGLWSKEGIVAENRLKEIKENLLKVDGKKQFVWDSVISFSEPFCEKYNVYNPETIYNTLKDRINMLFWSKRIDPDSMEWFFSFHSNTDNPHVHILFFEKEPTRIGERYESEYVTMGSILKLRR
- a CDS encoding NYN domain-containing protein, whose product is MEINNKTIAVIIDFDNFNKDLHLQILFNELEQMGNVIYKGAFYTNTVDKDVKNKGIKYGINDFIVEPSYSKGKNAVDIRIALDIMELLNKEYIDCFCLATTDLDFAPIIKKLKQRNKFVIGSGLSSTKEEYKKLCHRFISVDKIEEALEDTKEVKSKNNNQNQKSKIANNRNNESIKELVKIVNLILKNSEKDNEEYIQFSVIIENLYKKIPDFNPKNYGFSNNKPSLFFKDTLKDTYDFKQSNKTLYIKIKK